TCAACCCTGAGCCGTAGATTACACAGGGGTCGAAAGTTTATAGATGGTCGTCACCACAGTTGAAGTACTCACTATCATGTTTGCTGTAGATAAGAACTGGAGAGAGTGGGAAAAAAGGAAAGTTCACTTAAGGGCAAATGATGGGTTTTTATGAGAGCTTCCTCTGTTGGTCATCATGAGGTCTGAATATTTTCTATCACTTTTAGAACCTGTGTTAACCATTACACTTTCCCCTTTTTCACCATCGTGTCAGTTCATGTTGGTGCCTGCATTTCTAAGAACATAATGAGGAATAGTTTTTCTTAGACTACACACATCTGAGGAGGCCAAGTGTTTCACTACCACACAGACAGCACCTCACAGCACTGATCCCCAATCAGCTCTGACATCCAGCCTGAAGCACTCCGCAGCCAGAAATCAAATTCTTACTCAGCGTCGGCTCCCGGTGCCGCCAAATGGCTGTTGCATGTCAGTTTGCAAACACGGGAGGAGCGGCCGGAGTGGCAGCTTAGCCGAGTTAATCCTGCTGCATTTGGGCCAGAGTTACGTAAACAGAGAGTACGCTCGCAGGAGATCATGAATGGAGCAGAGCCTGGTTTACTGTCGGCCAATCAGAGCCCTACATCAGCAGGAGGTTGgggattacaaaaaaaaaaaaacaaaaaaaaccaaatagCTACTAAATTGCTGAAGTAGCTGGAAGTTTTCCAAGCGGCTCTTTATCACTGATTAATGGATGATAGCTGCTTTCTTTGAGTTTTGAAACACATGTCTGGAGCTCTTCGCATCAGCCATtacaattacaaaaaacaaaacaagaacaaactcACTCCCCATAAAAGGTCGGCCAAAGCATATATTTGTTTAGTGGTGGTGTATAAAGTGATAAGATAGGAACAATTATGATGTCAGCTACCCAAAGACTCAAAGCAGCTGGACGGTCACATGCCGAGGGGAAACGCTGCGTCGGGTCTGGAATGGCCTGGAGATTAATTTTCACCTGGACTAttaatacccccccccccaggcacACAGTGCTGGCGCTGCAGCGTCCCAAGGGTGCTAAGAGGATCCCATACAGGGAAACCTTTCATCCTCTTCAACCCCGCTGATGCTGCTCGCAACTAACACGACCTCCAGACTGATGCTGCCTTCAAGGTCTTTGCTGATCAGGCCgtgaaaatgtgagaaaaggcaggttttcactgcagcagatgATGAAAATGTGCAGACTCTTGAGTCTCAAAGGCAACAGGTTTAAAAATCGCCTGATTGCTGACCTCTTTTCTCACAATGAGTCATTTGGGGAAATCATTCATTGAACGCTCGTCTTCTGGTTTGGCGAAATCATCTCATCCAACCGGGAGATTCTCTCAAGAGAAATAAGATTTGAGTCATTACACGTCATTGAATTGGCCTTTAAAGTCCCATGCTGAGTGTAGGCACATGTCACAGCGCAGCACTTCAGCACCGATCAACACCAGTTTgtttctgatttttctttttatgtcctCATAATTTCCGTCTTGGTCCCTGGTCAACATTTAGCTAAAGatccctctcctctgtttacAGGATTCTCCTCATGGCCGTTGCCATCTTCTCCTTGTATTCTGTCCACTTGCTGCTGAAGACGGCCAATGAAGGAGGTGAGTCTGTCGGACAGTTGTGAGCACAAAGATCCCCAGTGACTTcattaagttttgttttaaaaaataccaAATCTTCATTTCCCTCTTCAAAGGTGCACTGGTGTACGAGCAGCTGGGTTACAAAGCCTTCGGGTTGCCAGGGAAACTCGCCGCTTCCTTCTCCATCACCATGCAGAACATTGGAGGTAAGAGGCATTTTAGCAGCAGAGGAATAAGTGTTGTGTAACTATTATTGAACTACTTTTCTATATTTATCCACCATGAGTCTATTCCACAAACTGAACACTGTTACTCTGTATCTAAACTAAGaggatggggggaaaaaaagaaagaaaaacagaaatcttgGCTGATGGAAACCGGCATGTGTTTCTGGAATGTCGAGTAATGTCCAGTAGAAACATGAGTCATTCGACAAGCATGTGTcaaactttttctctttcctatGGAAAACTCTGCCCGTCACCGAATATCAGACATCTCTATTTTTGTAGTGGAGTCCCTTACATGGACATGACTTGGCTGACTTCACAGGAAAATGTACTGACTCCAGTTTTTAACCTCTTCACAGCCATGTCAAGCTACCTCTATATCGTCAAATACGAGCTGCCCATCGTCATCCAGGCCTTTCTGGGAACCAGCAATGGGTGAGTATCCAGATATATAAGCACATGTGACCACCTTCGGGTCTTGAAAAGTTGATACAGGTGTCCTGTACACAGTCAGTGTCATCAAAGTATCCCAAAGGCTATCAtatcttaaaggtcccatattttacacttgaagtgtatttgaagtgttgagccataagaagatatatttgtggttttaagaaccaaaaatcatctcaatgtagttttacatctcctctctcaggcttctctctggagctctagtaacaacaggtcggtgagccaatcagaagagattggttggctgactgttttctttgagatctattaaaaaatatagcagatttcaggtaaacactcagagaaaccaaatctgatgtgatgttgtgacatcacaaagtcacagaagtcctgtcagctggttttaaggctcagtttctgaatacaggctgtgtgcatttctctgtggactgagcgctttgatactttcccTACAGTACTGAttcattgtaaatgaaaaatccTGCAGTATTTAGTACagaatacatacatttaaagaaaactaTTATGCGTGATGTAAATGAAACACAGACTTCCTCTTCACTCTTGAATATTGGTGTCgtatttttttcccacacagCTGAACACAGATTGAAATATTGGTGGCAAATTAAAAATTTATGACCCTGCAATGGAGGTTCTGAACTCACCATCAAGTCGAAACTAATTTCCAAGAAAGTGGTGGGCAGACCCGCCAGATCGGCCTCTGGCCAAAGAACAATTGATTCAGTTTTGGTGGCGATTCAGATCTCACCAATAGAGCATTTGTCAAGCAGTTTTGCAGCACTAAGCCTTCAACCAATGTCAATACAGACGGGCTTACACATCCCAAAAAGGAGTGTTTGTAGAGTCAAGACACCGAGCACTTGGCAACTCAGTGAAAGCACTGATGTGTCGgaaagttggaaaaaaaaaagatttattttagaTGAGGTGTGACAAAGAGCAGAAGTGACTGGCACTCGAGGTGAAGAGGCACATCGAGCAAAATGGCTGCCGGTTGTTTTTCAAGTGCTGACAGTCAGCGAAGGGGAAGCAGCGTCTTTGTCCTTCTGTTGTGTAGCAGAGGAGGGATAATGGGCGGGAGGagcggtggggggggggggggggtctggaTGTTTTAAAGGGACGGACAGTGCTCAGTCTCTTCACGTGGCCCTTCAAAGAGCCCATTTAGAGGATGCAGCCGGTGCCGCATCGAGACAGAGCGCGGGGGATGAGCTCACTGCGACCTCGCTTCAAGTTTCAAAAATTGATGTGGTTCGCGTCGTCAGTGCGGCTTTGTTACATCTATTTTTGTGAGTGGTGCATTCATCGTGCACAGGGCGGTTAGTGTCAGCTGATATGTAGATGTGAAGCTCTGAGCTGcgtgtcagagcagcagctgagaggtTTGATCGGACCTGGAGCTGCAGAAAAATCAAGAGCGGTCTGACAGGAAGGTGGAGTTAATGCACAGAGCTGTCAGTTTTAGAGCTAATTAGTTTACTGTGGAAGCTGGTTACTCAGATCATCCCATCTAGAAAAGGCAGATGAATCAACTGCAATAAAGAAAAGTTGCATATATTGTCAATAAAGTAAAGAAGTAGTCTCCAGTAAAAGGATCCTGGATCCTATAACAGCTTTTCTGACAAGCAAACTGAACTTAATGTGTAAAGCTGGTCATTATCCTGATGATACATTCAGTTCAGTTACACAGAGACTGGTGCTCATTAGTTAActgtttcattcattaataaCTTCTGACAGTAACATCATACATGTTGTCTCTTGTGTTTCAGGGAGTGGTACACTAACGGAAACTacctggtgctgctggtgacGTTCACCATCATCTTGCCCCTCTCCCTGCTCAGGAACTTGGGTAAGCCGTGCGTCCGTCTGTGTGCTAAAAAGTCGGATGTATTTCTAAACAGGGTTTGGTGAGTTGGTGACACATTCACACGTGTGGCCgacttcaaaaaaataaaaagggtccaaaaatgttcacagcttgaagtgaagtggaaaaaaaataccacagCTTTAAAGCCAAAGCCTGTCGTAAAATCGGTagctcatgtttgtttttttccaccaccccccccaccccccccacccccccaggtTACCTTGGTTACACCAGTGGTCTCTCCCTGCTCTGCATGGTGTTTTTCGTGATCGTGGTGAGTACAGCCTACCAGTTTCCTcattccacacacacgcacacacacacacacacacacacacacacacacacacacacaccctctctgaAGCATCCTGTTGTGCCAGATGAGTCTTAGTCAGAGAGAACATTTGAGTTTTTCCATGAAATCTGTCGCTCCCCTCCTCCCCACATGGAAGAGCAGGATTCCAGTAATGGGAAATGCAGGAAGCCAATgtcacaaaacactgaaacacaacaaagtgAAATAGTGAAACTGAAATGTGGCTGCATCTTTGGTGTATTTTAAAATTGGATTTGGGGATCCTGACTGTTTTTTCACCTGATTTCTCACAGTAGCCTGGTCTCAGTGAAAGTTATTTATTTCCCATGAGGATTTCAAAAACTTTTCAACCAGACAGACTTAAGGAGTTACTCAATTTCAAGccaaaaaaactcataaaaccCCGCCTTGTCCTTCCAGGTGATCATCAAGAAGTTCCAGATCCCTTGCCCTCTGCCTGAAAACGTCAGCGCTTTGAATGAAACCATGAGCAAGTTGCTGAACACGACCTTGTCCCACCCCAACAACAGCGCCGTGGACTACAGCGAGGACGCGTGCACGCCGAAATACTTTGTCTACAACTCGCAGGTGCAGCTCTTTGACATGCAAACATCTGGAGAATTTAAGTTTGTGCTAAAAGCTAGTTCTGTTTAGTAATGTTTGGGTGTcggcctttttttttgttgttgttgttttttccagacTGTCTATACTGTTCCCATCCTGACCTTCGCCTTCGTGTGCCACCCGGCCATCCTGCCGATGTACGAGGAGCTCAAAGAGTGAGTGCTTTCGTTTCGTCATGTTCCCCCAAACTACCGACCGCAGCTGCTTCCTTATCAGCGCTTTCCCCGATTTTAAAACCCAAGAAATTTATCTCTAAGATTACTGTGTGCTTGCGTCTAAATGAaacacacctcctctctcctaaAACAGCCGTTCCCGCAGAAAGATGCAGGGTGTTGCCAACGTGTCCTTCCTGGCCATGTTCATCATGTATCTGCTGGCCGCCCTCTTCGGATATCTGACCTTCAACCGTAAGTCTCGGGGGGGTTTGATATAAATATGTTCACTGAATCTATTAGCTGAAGAGTTTTGGGAGTTTAGCTGATTCTGTAACtgaaatttaaacaaaaaatgaatcagtaaaTGCAAGGAGAACCTCAACTCATGTGGAACAGACTGACCAGAAAGCAACAAAGAGTTAATCCAAGCGGTGCGGGTTTACAAGCAGTCAATGTCCCTGAATACTGAATGTCAGAATGGATCAATCATTCAAAGTTAAGGGAGGAAGTCTCCAGGTCCAAACTAAATACAGAGTAACCCTCCTAGGACAAAATGCTCAGGACAGGACTCGAGGCCTGTTACGTAAGACTGTGAAAAAATCCACCTGTTGTCGCTGCACAGTGCGCCAGCATTTTTGCgttcctgtttgtttgacagGAGCGAATGTAAAGTTCCTGGAACATCAGACCGGTTATACAAGAGCACGATAGACTTCCTCAAACCGCCTTGACAGGGCAAAACCTGATGTGGGGACGGTGAATAAGTCCGAAGCCAGGGAGAGTACAGATTGAGAAATCATCGTGACTCTTGTTCCAACATGCTTGGGCGGTGTTTGCCGCCTTTAGGACAAGACAGAGGGCGCCAGCCAAGTTGAGCCACTCATGGTGAAAGTGTGGGAGTGGAATAGATTGCAACACTGATGTTTAAATGGAGGGAACAAATGTTAGAAAACTATGTTGTGGCATATGCAGAACAACCAGCTCTCTGTGCTGATGTTTAGCTGGTGTAATGTTTGCACCTTTCACGTTTTCATAACAGACACAGTAAAAAAGTGTTATGGATCACTTCAATCAGCCAACTCACTATCTCCAGTTCTGGCAGCTTTACagccgtttttttttaaaactctcttTACATCAAAGGTCCATATTtactcttctcctgtgttttatttaaagtcttgatccataaaaagatatatttgtggtctTCAGAACGAAAAACCtcctcaatgtagttttacatctcctctctcaggcttctctctggagctttataaacagcaggtcagtgagccaatcagaagagaggaggttctgagcctctcttctgattggctgactgttttatgaGTAATTGAATAAacatatagcagatttcaggtaaacactctgagaaaccaaatcctgcaaggttggatggtggttCCAGGTTCAGagggtgactgctttgttgtgacatcacaaagttacagaagtcctgacggctggttttaagaccgagacctgctttataatcaaactacacatggaaatCCACCTTTctactatatgggacctttaacgtATGTCTTtacctgttgtgtttgtgaagtaCTTCAGCTCTAACAGGTCTCTCTTGTCTTTCCACACAGTGCGCGTGGagcctgagctgctgcacaccTACTCCAAAATCTACCAGTTTGATGTGGTCCTGCTGATCGTCCGTCTGGCCGTGCTGACCGCCGTCACCCTCACCGTCCCTGTGGTGCTCTTCCCTGTGAGTGTCAAAGAAGTCAAGCTCAGATCTTAGACTATTAGTCAGGAGAATTAAGTGGGTCATGTCAGATAacctctctttttgtctctctctctgtgtagaTTCGTACCTCCATCAACCAGCACCTGTCCTCCTCTAAGGAGTTCAGCTGGATCCGCCACTCCATCATCACCGTGGTCCTGCTGGCTGGCACCAACGCCCTGGTTATCTTTGTGCCCACCATCAGGGACATCTTTGGCTTCATcggtgagtgtttgtgtgtgttaatgtgtacgatgataaaaataaatgtaaaaagttgCTCAGATACAAAATCTTGTGactaaaatgacatttttctttcatctcccaggtgcctctgctgctgccatgcTCATCTTCATCCTGCCCTCGGCTTTCTACATCAAACTGGTGAAGAAGGAGTCCATGAAGTCTGTGCAGAAGATCGGGGTAAGGAGTTGGTTCTTAAtacacgtcacacacacacacacacacgtcagcgAATAACTGGAAAGCAAATTGACAGTTTGAATCAGTCGCTCTGCTTGAACACATCAGCTAAATGTGAGGTTGTTTTCCTTCTCCAGGccaccctcttcctcctgtgcGGCCTCGTGGTCATGATCGGCAGCATGACCCTCATCATCTTGGACTGGATCCACAACGCCACAGCCAGCCCAGACGCCACAGCCATCCCAGACGCCACAGCCAGCCCAGACGCACACCCCAACGGACACTAAAGCTCCgcctctcctgctgcagcctgcCGGAGGAGGGAGAGCGGGACGCTTCCAGCACTGGACTGCTAACGACCACGCAACCAACGAAGATCGAAAAACCTattgtaaaagaagaaaaacacaaagaactCACTTGATGCTCGGCTTTGACTTCCTGAGCAACAGACCATTGCCATTCCAAGAGAATGTATCCAAACTTTGTACAGTTTGCTGTTATAGGCCACAAAGATGGTGTTTTACttgctttcttctttttattgtagctttttttttttttttcattgtcgTTTTTGCTCGTTTTTactctttaatgttttttttgtgtagttATTGGTacagctgaaaacaaatatttgaagGTGCCTCATAACAGAGATGACATAGTCTTAGAGTTCAAAATGCAGCTTACACTCAGGTACGGTGTTGTTGCGTTTGGCGTGAGTGTGGCTGTGACCTCGGAGTCTTGCTGAGAAAAGTACGTGAATCTCCCGAAAAAGGTCGACAAGAGGCAACAGACTTGAACGTTTATCCTCCTCAAGGACAATTAAGTTCCTTccaacatttgtttcttttcctttttttttccttttttttttccttttttactttgccaaaaatgtatttgtaaagcATCTTTGTATATTGAAAGCACTTACTGTTTAGCacacttgtgaaaaaaaaaaacagatttgtcaGTTCTGACAGGCGAGGCCTAACACACCGCCTATTCAGTATTCGTACCAAGGCTTTGTGACCTTGCTTATAGTGTCAGCTTTCCTTGTAAAACATAGTGTAAGTCAACAGAACCTGCCTTCTTCTCAAACCCGACACTGGGAGCTGCAGAGTATCTCACGAGAGGACTCTAATGAAACTGTATTAACTCttaaaaacctgctgaagaTCTTGTTGGAATAGCGTGCGCGGCGACAACACTACTGCTTCGAGACCTGGAGGCCGCCGAGCCTTCAGTTCCACCTCCCCATCCAAGGGTGGCGGGAAACTgaaaatttttttctttatgggAGAATACTTTGAATTTGACCACATGCAGTGGTTGTAATTTACCTGTTAAACttgcaaacaaaagaaaaacacaaaaaaaaaaccaaaaaaaaaaaaaaaacacctaaaaacTAGAAGTCAGGTGTGCTCCGTAACACCAACAACCAAACATGTCAACTAGCTGAGGAACGCCTCCGTCAGAATATTAcgagtgttttttttaagtatggCTGCACAGATTCCTGCTATCGAAAATGTGTCACAATGAAGAACTTGAAAGCTCGACGTGGACCCACATCCTCATCGAGTCGTGAGCCTGTCATCTGACGGTGCACTGTGCTTCCAACACTAACGTAACACGTCACCAAACTGTTATTGTCCAACATCTATTTATGGAAAACCGTGAAATCAATGTAATTTAATCTATTTtactatatttatataatattgtatgtatatatatatgtatatatatctacTGAGTTCAACTGTATATacgctttgttttgttttaactttttttttttttctgtttttttttttaaacaataatgaattgaaactgtaaaacaaaaattgaaaaagCCCAAGCTGGTGAATCTGTGACATTGAATTTCCTCTGATGCAGCGGAGCTTCTACTGTTAACTCTGACTGAATTATCCTGAATTATCCTCCTGTGTTGATtctgtgaaaaccatgttacaTGTGGAAACAGCGGAGAAAGTGGCAGCAGTCTCGTTTTCCTTTTTGGCCCCTGAACACGAACCCGGATTAGCAAAATGTTCTTTACGCACGTCTTGGTGAGAGAGTACGTCAGCCATCTCTTGACCTCAGGAGCAAAGAGGGCTTTGCCCACCAGTGTTACACTCTTGTTTCAATGAAACACCATGTATATCCTGTAATTAATGTCTGATTAAAATCAAAGATAATCTATAGCATGGGCTGCTGGTGCTCTTTGTGTCCTTTGTCAGCTTCTTCTTGTCTGTGAATGTGGTTTATGAGGACACGGTGTTCAAACTGGTCACATTAGTGGACTTACACCAGGTCCTCCATCATGCAGTTGACAGTGACCTTCAAATGACTGGTCGAGTGGTTGTCAGAATGCCAGTCAACCTAAACAGAGGCGGCTAACTGTTAAACCttattaatgagaaataaaatccaaatacatttgattttaaagaATATGAACTAGagtttttgaaagaaaatatcaaTCACTTAccaagaggaaagaaaaatagatcTCACCTTATTGTTTTGATCTAGTTTTTAGCTTCTACCTGAACACACATTAAACCTTTCAGACAGCATTGTGGCCCCTTATTTAAACTTATACATTAGTGCTACAACCTATTAAAGATACATCCAGCATTAATACTGTACAGATATGACAGAGGTATCGTTAATATTTAAGAaatctctctgctttttttattcctcttctGCATCT
The sequence above is drawn from the Seriola aureovittata isolate HTS-2021-v1 ecotype China chromosome 22, ASM2101889v1, whole genome shotgun sequence genome and encodes:
- the slc38a2 gene encoding sodium-coupled neutral amino acid symporter 2; the protein is MKQPAAKTEMNFLNMSPEEDNSSSNSTEYTFQDSTKKVPLDSQCSDIDAESQKFLPEHNLGKKKYETEYHQGNASFGMSVFNLGNAIMGSGILGLSYAMANTGIALFVILLMAVAIFSLYSVHLLLKTANEGGALVYEQLGYKAFGLPGKLAASFSITMQNIGAMSSYLYIVKYELPIVIQAFLGTSNGEWYTNGNYLVLLVTFTIILPLSLLRNLGYLGYTSGLSLLCMVFFVIVVIIKKFQIPCPLPENVSALNETMSKLLNTTLSHPNNSAVDYSEDACTPKYFVYNSQTVYTVPILTFAFVCHPAILPMYEELKDRSRRKMQGVANVSFLAMFIMYLLAALFGYLTFNLRVEPELLHTYSKIYQFDVVLLIVRLAVLTAVTLTVPVVLFPIRTSINQHLSSSKEFSWIRHSIITVVLLAGTNALVIFVPTIRDIFGFIGASAAAMLIFILPSAFYIKLVKKESMKSVQKIGATLFLLCGLVVMIGSMTLIILDWIHNATASPDATAIPDATASPDAHPNGH